A stretch of DNA from Halopiger xanaduensis SH-6:
TCATCACCGATGGCGAGGCTCGGCGATCGTATCTCGGGCCGCTCGAGACGCGCGATCGACGACTGGACTGAGGGCGGTCGCACCGCCGGTGATCGAGCTAGAACTGATCGAAGACGTCGATTTGAAAGTACGTCAGGATCGCGACGAGCGCCAACATGAACAGACAGAGCGCCGCAGTCATCGTCGCTGCGACGTACGAGCCGGTACCGGGTTCGAGATACGGGTACGAAAAGCCCAGCAGAATCAAGAAGAGGACGTTGATTCCGAACACGAACTTGAGTACCGGTCGAGTGCGGTCCATCGATCGACTACTGGGGGGCCATCGGACCATAAATTTTCCGCAGCGAGCCTCGTGACGAGCGCTGCACTCGATAACTGTCGTCTACGTGGCCAATTGATCAGAAAGATATATATGGTTCTATCATGAATACCTGTCCGATGCCAACGAATAGCAATGATCAGAGGAGCGTAATTACTCGTCGGAACGCGCTGAAGAGTGGTGTTGCAGGTGGGATTGCGGCACTCGCTGGATGTTCGGGCGGCAACGGTAGCGGAAACCAGAGCGCTGATGTCGGCGGTGAACCGGTCGACGAACGCGTCGACAAACGGTTCACCAAGGCTCTCCACCGCGGCACCTACGACATGGACAACGCGTCGTGGAACCCCTTCGATCCGGCAAATTCGATGAACAACTTCGACCCGCCGGGACTGATATTCGATCCGTTGATCATTTACCACGAGAGCCACGACGAACTCCAGGGTGTGATCGCGAACAACTGGGAAGAAGAGGACGGATCCGTCCTCGTCGAACTCAGCGACGAGTGGACGTGGCACAACGGCGATCCGGTGACTGCTCACGACCTGACGACCAGACGCGACATCGAGTTTGCGATTTCCGATATCACGTCTCCGGATTCGGACGCGAACACGTACATTCAAGACTACGAGGCCGTCGACGATTACGCCATCCGATACCACCTACACGACGACTTCACCATGAAGTCCGTCCTCGCTAACGCTCTTCCGGCTATGGTCAGCGTCAAAGAGGACACGGGGAATCCCTCCTTCGGGGAGTGGCGCGACGACCTCGTTGACGTCGATCCGGAGAGCGACGAGGCGTCACAGATCGTTTCGGACTTCCAGGAGTGGACGCCGGAACTCGACGAGGTTGTCGGGAACGGGCCGTTCCAGATCAAGGACGTCACCGACTCCGTCTTCGTCGGGGAGATCTACGAGGACCATCCCAACGCGGAGAACATCTACTTTACCGAGTACGCAATCGAACATCACGAAGATCAGGTGCTCGCGTTCATGGAAGAGTCGGTCGACGCGATCGCGCTGAACCTGCCCGATTCGCCCGACGTCATGGACCGGCTACCGCCCCACCACGAGATCAATCGGGACTACGATCACGCCTGGTCGGTCCTGTTCAACTTCGGGAATTACGACTTCCCCAACTCGCCGACCGAGAATCCGAGCAACCAGCCGATTACCTCCGACAGGCGGGTTCGACACGCGATTGCGTACGCGCTCGATAAAGAGAAACTCTGGGCATCGGTCCCCCAGGTGTACGACCTCTACGAGTTGCCGTCGACGTTCCTCAATCAGACTGCGGTCGACGAAGGAATCGTCGACGTTGAGGGGTACGACGACTACGCATTGGATCGAGATCAGGCCGCGTCACTGATGGAAGACGCGGGCTACCAGCGCGACGGCGGCCAGTGGTACGACGAAAACGGCGACGAGGCCCAACTCGTGCTGTACGCCCAGTCGTCCACCAGCGTGCAGGTCGACGCACTCGACGCGGTCCAAAGTCAGATGGAAGAGTTCGGGTTCAGCGTGAGCCTCGAAGCGGTCGACGAGGCGACCTACGGCGAAGCGCGACTCAACGGTGACCACGATATCATCTTCGACAACCACCCGGTGTTCTCCATCCGCGGGCTCACGTGGGTCGACTTCGTCTGGTCGTGGTTCAGTCAGCTGAACCACGCCGATTACGAAAACACGAACTGGGAGATTCCTGCCGAGGTCGGGAATCCCGACGCCAGCGACACCATGGAGATCAACGTCATGGACCAGATCGAGCAACTGCACCTCACCGGTGACAACCAGTACGTCCAGAATCTGACCTGGTGGTACAATCAGGTGCTGCCGATGTACAACTGCGTTATCGCCGGCGACTACGGGGCGATCAACGCCAAGGACTGGCACGTCGACGCGTCCGAGGCGCTGCTCGACAACCGTACCGCCGAGTTCTACCTGACGAAAGTTCCGGACGCCGAACTGATTCCGTACGAGGAGTAATTCTCCCGGCATTCACCATCTGGGCATCCAATACGAAAATTAATTACACAGAATTACGACGTTATCATACAATGGACTGGAAAATACGGCGATTCGGCCAGGCCCTGTTCACCGTCTGGGCAGTGGTTTCACTGACGTTCTTCATCACGCGGATGATGCCCGGTAATCCGGTGGACGCACTCGTCGCGCAAATCGGCCCGCAACTGGAAAATCCACAAGAGGCCTACGAACTCGCAGAGACCTACATGAACATCAACCCCCAGGACCCGCTTCACATCGCCTACATGGACTACATGGGCTCGATGCTCCAGGGTGATCTGGGACACTCGATGAGTCAGAACGCGTCGGTCAACGCCCTCATGGCCGAAGCGATCCCCTGGACGCTGTTCGTCATGAGCTGGGCGATCGCCATCAGTTTCGTCGTCGGTATCTCTCTCGGAGCGATCATGGCGTACTGGGAGGGGAGCACGTTCGACACCGTGCTTACCGGCTACGCGACGACCATCACGTCGATCCCCTTCTACGTGCTCGCGCTGTTGCTGCTGATCGTCTTCGCCTACCAACTCGGCTGGTTCCCGACGGGAGGACGCCAGCCGTCGGGTGTCGAAGCCGGATTCAACCTGCCGTTCATGCTGGGAATCATCCACCACGCGGCGCTACCCGTCATCTCGATGCTGGTCGGATCGGGTGCGGCCTCGCTGACGATGCGTGGAAACAGCGTTCGTATCCTCGGCGAGGACTACCTGCGCGTTGCCCGCCTTCGAGGGCTGGCAGACCGGACGATCGCCGTCCGGTACGTCGCCCGAAACGCCATCTTGCCGATGTACACTGGACTGATGATCGCCATCGGGACGATGTTCGGCGGCGCCGTCGTCCTCGAGGAGATTTACACGTACAGAGGCATGGGGTACTACATGATTCAGGCGGTCCGAATGCGCGACTACCCGCTGATGATGGGCGCGTTCACCGTCATTACGGTCGCGGTCGTCATCGCGCTGTTGATCGCCGACCTGACCTACGGAAAGATCGATCCGCGTGCAGGAGGTGGGAACCGTGAAGCGTTCTGAGGATCCGTCTTCCGAGACGACGGAACCGCAAGCGGGTACGTCGATCGACGAGTTCGTCCCCGCTCAGTCCGACGACGCGACTGACGGCGACACCGCTGACGGATCCGCGACGGCGGTACGAAGCGACGGCGGAACGGTCGGCTCGGACTCGCCGTTCGAGACCACCGCGTCCGTCGCAGAGACGCGCAGCGACCGGATCGACCGATTCCTCGAGGAGTACATCCGAACGCCGTGGTCGATTCTGCGCACCGACTGGCGGGCGCTCGCCGCCTTCGCGATCCTCGGCACCTACATCCTTATCGCGACCGTCGGGGTCTACCTGGTCGAACCGACCGAGCCGGCCCACGGGCCGCAGTTGCTGGCCCCGTTCCAGAACTGGGAGTTCCCGCTCGGGACCACCTCGTCGGGCAAGGACGTGCTCTCCCTGGCGGTCCATTCGACGCCGTCGATCCTGATCATGATGGCGTCGGGTGCCGTGTTCACCGTCGTCATCGGCTCCCTCTTCGGTATCGTCGCCGGCTACAAGGGAGGGATAGTCGACACCGTCCTCAGTACGATCACGGACGTATTCATCAATATTCCCGGACTGCCACTCGTCATCGTCCTGGCCACGCTGTTAGAAGAGTGGATCAACAATCCCGTGACGCTCGGTGTACTGCTAGCCGTCGCGGCGTGGGCGGGGCTGGCACGTGCGATTCGATCCCAGGTATTGACGATTCGCAGCGAGTCGTTCATCGAGGCGGCGCGAGCGATGGACCTGCCGATGCGGTGGATCCTCCTGCGAGAGATCGTTCCGCACCTGATGCCGTACATCGTAGTGAACATGATGAACGCGGCCCGTCGGGTCATCTTCGCGGCGGTTGCGCTGTACTTCCTCGGCGTGCTGCCGTTCTCCGACGCCAACTGGGGCGTCATGCTGAACAATGCGTACAACAGTGGGGCGCTCTACCGTCTCAGTGCCGTCCACTGGCTGCTCGTCCCGATGATCGCCATCACGGGCATCGCGATCGGGCTCATCCTGCTCGCGCAGTCGCTGGACCAGGTGTTCAACCCCCGGATCAGGGCGCGTCATCAGGACCTGGGCGACGACGACCAGCTGGAACCGGACTCGGAAACCGACACCAAGGACATGATGAACGTATGATTTCGGCTACGACGAACGCGACTTCGATGCGACCGACTCGACCGATTCGACCACCGTACGCGCACGCCGACGCCGATCAACGCGGCGACCGACGAACCGCGCTGGAGGTGTCGCGATGACGGTCTCGCAGTCGGCAGCGGAAGTCGACCGACCGAACGGGGACGTCATCATGAAACTCCGCGATACCTCCGTCGCGTTCGGCATGAACCGCGGACAGTCTCGCGTCCTCAATGACGTCGATTTCGACGTCCAGCGCGACGAAATCGTCGGCGTCATCGGCGAATCCGGCTCCGGAAAATCGATGTTCGCCTCGGCGATGCTCGACGCCGTGCCCGAACCGGGCGTCACGACCGGCAACGTGACCTACTACCCCGACGACGGCGAGCCGGTTTCCGTCACCGACCTCTCGAAGGAGGAGCTCCGGCAGTTCCGCTGGGAGGAGGTCTCGATGGTCTTCCAGGGCGCGATGAGTTCCTTTAACCCGGTCCTGAAGATACGCACTCACTTCGTCGAGACGCTCACCGCCCACGACTACAACGTTGAGCGGGGTCTCGAGCGCGCGAAGGACCTCCTCGAGGACCTCTATCTCGAACCGGAGCGCATGCTCGAGTCCTACCCGCACGAACTCTCCGGCGGGATGAAACAGCGCGTACTGATCGCGCTGAGTCTGGTCCTGGATCCGGAGATGCTCGTGATGGACGAGCCGACCGCTGCGCTCGACCTGCTGATGCAGCGGTCGATCATCTCGCTGCTCGAGGAGATCAAGGAGAAACACGACCTCACGATCGTGTTCATCACGCACGACCTGCCGCTGGTCGCCGACCTCGCGGATCGACTCGCGGTGCTGTACGCGTTCGAGTTCGCGGAGATCGGTCCGGCCGAAGAGATCCTCGCGGATCCAGCCCACCCCTACACGCGGGCGTTACTGAACGCGACGCCGAACCTCTCGGCGCCGCTCGAGGAGATGCGGCCGATCGAGGGCGAGAGCCCGGATCCGGTCAACATCCCGGAGGGCTGTTCCTACCACCCGCGGTGTCCGCTCGCGGACGCCGAATGTCGGGCCCACGACCCCGACGCGTACGACGCCGGCGAGGATCACGACGTCTACTGTCACCACTGGGAGGACTCGATCGAAAACATCGATAAAGCGTTCGCCAAGTCCGACTCGAGCGACCTGGTCAGGCGGACGGCCGCCGATCGGACGGCAGCCGAAGAGCCGGTCGTGTCGTTGAACGACGTCGAGGTAGAGTTCGGCTCCGAGAACGACGGGTTGCTCGACTTCGGCGACTCGGACGTGGTTACGGCCGTCGACGGCGTCTCGCTCGATATCTACGAGAACGACGTGGTCGTCCTCGTCGGCGAATCGGGCTGTGGCAAGACCACGCTCGGAAAGACCGCCGTCGGACTGCAGCAGCCGACCGATGGAACGATCGAGTACAAGGGACAGGACATCTGGGAAGGCAGCGGCAACAGTAGCACCCTTGCCGACAAAGAGATTCGACGGGCGCTTCAGATCGTCCACCAGGACCCCGGCAGTTCGCTCAACTCCCACCACCGCGTGCGGACGATCCTCGAGACGCCACTCAAGCGGTGGCACTCGGATCTCGACGGAAACGACCGCCGAGAGCGGATCCTGGGGATGCTCGAGTACGTCGGGATCAGTCCGCCGGAGGACTACATCGATCGGTACCCACACCAGCTCTCCGGTGGCGAGAAACAGCGGGTCGCGCTCATCCGCGCGATGCTGATCAATCCGGATCTCATCCTCGCCGACGAAGCAGTGTCGGCGCTCGACGTCTCGTTGCGGGTCAGCATGATGGATCTGATGATCGAACTGCAGGACATGTTCGATACGTCGTTCCTGGCGATTTCCCACGACCTCTCGAACGCTCGCTACTTCGCCGAGAAGACCGGCGGCCGGATCGGCGTCATGTACCTCGGCGAACTCGTCGAGATCGGCTCGCCCGAACAGATCATTCACAACCCGCAGCACCCCTACACGCAGGCGCTACGGTGGGCGACGCCGGAACTCGATCGCGCCGGCGCCGAGGACACCGACGAGAACCCGATGCGAACGATCGACGTCCCCGACCAGACGAACATGCCCTCGGGCTGTCGCTACCACACGCGCTGTCCGAAGGCGCGAGAGGTCTGTCGGACGGAGAAACCGGAGCTGATCGATTGTACCGACGAGGACGGCGTCCAACACACCGCCTGCTTCCGCGCGCTCGAGAACCACGAGTACTGGAACAGCGAGCCGATCGCGGAGGAGCCACCGGCCGCGGAAGGGACGGGCGACGCCGACTGAGCGACGTCGACGGGTTTTCGGCTTCTATTTGTTTCGGATGAACCCGGTGAAAAGCGACGGCGAGTAACAGTGGCGGCGATAATCGAATTCTCCAGTCAGAATCAGCCGCGAGTCCCGCGCTGTGAGACCGTCACCGCAACGTGGATCGCCACGCCGACGAGAACGAGCGCAATGCCCCAGATGCCCAATATTGCGGCCCAGATGCCGGTGTTGACGATAAATGCGATGACGGTAACGATCAGTCCAACAGCGGCAGTCTGTAGCGCGTATGAATTTTGGAGTGGACCGAGGATCGACGTCTCGGTTGATCCGGTCCGGTCGAGACGACTCGCTTGCGCGTCGTCGCTAGTATCGGCGGCCATATACCCATGTTATCGTGAACCGTGTTATCTGTTTCGGAGCGGCGAGTCGCGATCGCCCGTCTCGACGGGTCGCGTCTACACGGACTCGAGGCCGCGACGCGATTCCGGACTCGCGGGTTCGGACTGTGGTTCCGTCTGGAGTCGCAGAGCGGGAAGTCTATAGTAGCGAAATCGCCGCTGTGACGGCCGTTGAACAAATCGAGACTAGTATCGGTTTTGTCGTAATCGACGCTAATATTACTCTACCTACACAATTTTTATATAACATAACGTGGTCGGAGAAAGTGCGGTGTGAGAGACGATGACGGATTCGAACACAAGCGGTACGAACAGCCGACGGTATCGACGCGAGATTCTGAGCGGGATGGCGGCCGGCTCGGCGGCGTTTGCTACCGGTATGGCGGCAGCGTCTCCGGGACGAAGCGATCGGGGTAACGGCCGCGGAAACGGCGAGCGAAAGCACGGATCGAAACGGCAGGTGGAGTCCCTCGATCGCGGCCTCGTGGCCGTTCCGGCAGACGACGGGGTACTCGTCCGCTGGCGACTCCTCGGAACCGAACCCCGCGATCTGGGATTCCACGTGTATCGCGACGGCGAGCGGCTGAACAACAAACCGATCACCGAGAGTACGAACTACTTCGATCCGGATGGAACGACGGACTCGACGTACGCGGTTCGAGCGGTCGGAAACGGTCGAGCCAGCGGCAGGAAGGACGGCGACCGTAAACCCGGGATGTCGGAATCCGTCGAAGTTTGGGACAACCAGTACAAGGAGATCCCGCTGAACAAGCCCGATCCCGTCGAGGGCGAGGACGGCGAGACGGTCACGTACCACGCCAACGACGCGAGCGTCGCCGACCTCACGGGCGACGGCACGCTCGACATCGTCCAGAAGTGGACGCCGTCGAACGCCAAGGACAACGCCCACGAGGGCCACACGAGCGACGTCCTGCTCGACGGCTACACCCTCGAGGGCGAGCACCTCTGGCGGATCAACCTCGGGCAGAACATCCGCGCGGGCGCCCACTACACGCCCTTCGTCGTCTACGACTTCGACGGCGACGGGAAGGCCGAACTCGCCGTCAGGACGTCCGACGGTGCGACGGACGCGACCGGCGAAGTGATCGGCGATCCGGACGCCGACTACGCGAACGACGTGGGACGCATCCTCGAAGGGCCGGAGTACCTCACGGTCTTCGACGGCGAAACGGGCGAAGCGCTCGCGACGGCAGACTTCGAACCAGCGCGCGG
This window harbors:
- a CDS encoding ABC transporter permease, which translates into the protein MQEVGTVKRSEDPSSETTEPQAGTSIDEFVPAQSDDATDGDTADGSATAVRSDGGTVGSDSPFETTASVAETRSDRIDRFLEEYIRTPWSILRTDWRALAAFAILGTYILIATVGVYLVEPTEPAHGPQLLAPFQNWEFPLGTTSSGKDVLSLAVHSTPSILIMMASGAVFTVVIGSLFGIVAGYKGGIVDTVLSTITDVFINIPGLPLVIVLATLLEEWINNPVTLGVLLAVAAWAGLARAIRSQVLTIRSESFIEAARAMDLPMRWILLREIVPHLMPYIVVNMMNAARRVIFAAVALYFLGVLPFSDANWGVMLNNAYNSGALYRLSAVHWLLVPMIAITGIAIGLILLAQSLDQVFNPRIRARHQDLGDDDQLEPDSETDTKDMMNV
- a CDS encoding ABC transporter substrate-binding protein yields the protein MPTNSNDQRSVITRRNALKSGVAGGIAALAGCSGGNGSGNQSADVGGEPVDERVDKRFTKALHRGTYDMDNASWNPFDPANSMNNFDPPGLIFDPLIIYHESHDELQGVIANNWEEEDGSVLVELSDEWTWHNGDPVTAHDLTTRRDIEFAISDITSPDSDANTYIQDYEAVDDYAIRYHLHDDFTMKSVLANALPAMVSVKEDTGNPSFGEWRDDLVDVDPESDEASQIVSDFQEWTPELDEVVGNGPFQIKDVTDSVFVGEIYEDHPNAENIYFTEYAIEHHEDQVLAFMEESVDAIALNLPDSPDVMDRLPPHHEINRDYDHAWSVLFNFGNYDFPNSPTENPSNQPITSDRRVRHAIAYALDKEKLWASVPQVYDLYELPSTFLNQTAVDEGIVDVEGYDDYALDRDQAASLMEDAGYQRDGGQWYDENGDEAQLVLYAQSSTSVQVDALDAVQSQMEEFGFSVSLEAVDEATYGEARLNGDHDIIFDNHPVFSIRGLTWVDFVWSWFSQLNHADYENTNWEIPAEVGNPDASDTMEINVMDQIEQLHLTGDNQYVQNLTWWYNQVLPMYNCVIAGDYGAINAKDWHVDASEALLDNRTAEFYLTKVPDAELIPYEE
- a CDS encoding ABC transporter permease; translated protein: MDWKIRRFGQALFTVWAVVSLTFFITRMMPGNPVDALVAQIGPQLENPQEAYELAETYMNINPQDPLHIAYMDYMGSMLQGDLGHSMSQNASVNALMAEAIPWTLFVMSWAIAISFVVGISLGAIMAYWEGSTFDTVLTGYATTITSIPFYVLALLLLIVFAYQLGWFPTGGRQPSGVEAGFNLPFMLGIIHHAALPVISMLVGSGAASLTMRGNSVRILGEDYLRVARLRGLADRTIAVRYVARNAILPMYTGLMIAIGTMFGGAVVLEEIYTYRGMGYYMIQAVRMRDYPLMMGAFTVITVAVVIALLIADLTYGKIDPRAGGGNREAF
- a CDS encoding ABC transporter ATP-binding protein, whose product is MTVSQSAAEVDRPNGDVIMKLRDTSVAFGMNRGQSRVLNDVDFDVQRDEIVGVIGESGSGKSMFASAMLDAVPEPGVTTGNVTYYPDDGEPVSVTDLSKEELRQFRWEEVSMVFQGAMSSFNPVLKIRTHFVETLTAHDYNVERGLERAKDLLEDLYLEPERMLESYPHELSGGMKQRVLIALSLVLDPEMLVMDEPTAALDLLMQRSIISLLEEIKEKHDLTIVFITHDLPLVADLADRLAVLYAFEFAEIGPAEEILADPAHPYTRALLNATPNLSAPLEEMRPIEGESPDPVNIPEGCSYHPRCPLADAECRAHDPDAYDAGEDHDVYCHHWEDSIENIDKAFAKSDSSDLVRRTAADRTAAEEPVVSLNDVEVEFGSENDGLLDFGDSDVVTAVDGVSLDIYENDVVVLVGESGCGKTTLGKTAVGLQQPTDGTIEYKGQDIWEGSGNSSTLADKEIRRALQIVHQDPGSSLNSHHRVRTILETPLKRWHSDLDGNDRRERILGMLEYVGISPPEDYIDRYPHQLSGGEKQRVALIRAMLINPDLILADEAVSALDVSLRVSMMDLMIELQDMFDTSFLAISHDLSNARYFAEKTGGRIGVMYLGELVEIGSPEQIIHNPQHPYTQALRWATPELDRAGAEDTDENPMRTIDVPDQTNMPSGCRYHTRCPKAREVCRTEKPELIDCTDEDGVQHTACFRALENHEYWNSEPIAEEPPAAEGTGDAD